AGGACATTGGCACCGTAGAGAGGCTCACCTGTTTCTGCATCCGTTATTTTACCTGCAATCTTGCCGGTGGTCTGGGCTGGTAATAGCTGTGGCAGCAGCCAGAGCATTACGATACCCAGTACGGTTCTGAAACACGATCGGCCCCACATGTCCATATTATACTTCCCCTTTATTGATCTGCTGGTAGAACAATTCTTCGACGAATACATAATTAAGGTACCCCACCCTTCGGCGGCTATGGTGGAGGTTGATAATACAGCGCCTGGCAGTACCCTTCGATGAGACAGACCGTGTATCCAGAATGGAGACGGAAACCTGACTTCAGGCCAGCCTCGTTGGTCTGATCGATAGTACCTTTCCGAAACTCTATCCGCACCTCAACCAAGTGATGTGGTTTGCAGGGGGTGACTCTTGCGAGTCACCCCCTGCAATCAATAAGTGAGCTGAAGATCCTACTTGAGCAGGATCATCTTTTTGGTCAGAGTGAAATCGGCTGCCTGAATCCGGTAGAAGTAAATACCGGAGGGCAGGTGTTGGCCGTTCCAGACAATCCGATAGTGCCCCACAGGTTGAAACTCATTGACCAGTGATGTTACCTGCTTACCCAGGATATTGTAGACATCGATTCGTACATCTCCAGCCTTTGCCAGGGAGTACTTGATGGTTGTACTCGGATTGAAGGGATTCGGGTAATTCTGGCTCAGGCTGTATTCCATGACAATCGGCGCTTCACTTGCTATTCCAACAAAGACTTCCGTCGTATCACCGATCCAGGTGTAGGTCCAGTTGGCCGGCGATTGCCACGAGTTGTCGTCGTTGTCCCATGACAGGGCCAGGGTACCCTCAGTGGTATTGAGGGTTGCGTCCGTATCGTGGAAATAGATGTCGATGGGTATCCTCATCCCGTTCAGGGGCGTGAACAGCGCATCGTCGCCGAAACGAATGGAATCCAGCGGAACGACAGTCTCAATGATCCAGTCTGCTGCACCGAGAGGCTCGAAGTAGTAGTTGGCTGAATCACTGGTGTAAATCACCTGGTTATCATTGAACTCACTCACGAGTTGTTTATAGAGGATCTGTAACTTGTAATCCGGTTCGGTGCCACGCTCCATGACCTGGTGCTTGGGACCACGGGCGTCGTAGAATCCGAGGTAGAGTTCGGCGATGTCATCCTGCCACCAATCTCCCACCGCATCATAACTCCAGACGTCATCGATGACGTCGGCCGCGAAATACAGGTTATCGGCATCTATCGCTATATAGACCGTCGCGGTCAGATCGTTGTCGTCATCGAATACCTGAAACGCTTCTGGTACCTTGTTGGTTGAAGGCTTCAGCACAAACGGCATGATTCCGCTGGCCTCCCATTCGCCCAGGTCGCCATCAACCGCGAAGTTGCTCGGCGGATCCAGCGAGATAGTGGCCATAGCCTGCGCCGTATTGGTGATCGGACCGGCTGTTCCGGCCGGACCGACATTGCCAGCCGCATCCAGACACTCGACAGCATAGTACATGTCGATCTCT
The Candidatus Neomarinimicrobiota bacterium DNA segment above includes these coding regions:
- a CDS encoding T9SS type A sorting domain-containing protein, which produces VTGVDATTNEYYNLVIWSDVDGEAGEAYNVYASTKPITDVKSLDVDLIAQAVPENTQSAIHRLYYPLKDKEIDMYYAVECLDAAGNVGPAGTAGPITNTAQAMATISLDPPSNFAVDGDLGEWEASGIMPFVLKPSTNKVPEAFQVFDDDNDLTATVYIAIDADNLYFAADVIDDVWSYDAVGDWWQDDIAELYLGFYDARGPKHQVMERGTEPDYKLQILYKQLVSEFNDNQVIYTSDSANYYFEPLGAADWIIETVVPLDSIRFGDDALFTPLNGMRIPIDIYFHDTDATLNTTEGTLALSWDNDDNSWQSPANWTYTWIGDTTEVFVGIASEAPIVMEYSLSQNYPNPFNPSTTIKYSLAKAGDVRIDVYNILGKQVTSLVNEFQPVGHYRIVWNGQHLPSGIYFYRIQAADFTLTKKMILLK